A genome region from Baekduia alba includes the following:
- a CDS encoding amidohydrolase family protein, whose protein sequence is MWTSRSRPLSGELIAEAAGGGPAVLTFIDFHTALATPRALELAGVVGPRTFSEHAEIVVDGAGAPTGELRERGAMDIVHGAMPALSAAERYAIQADQLKRFAATGITGLHGMDGTLETLDVLRELEANGDLATRMVMPFWSQPDTPEETWAEYARHRTEKGERWRMGVAKRFIDGVIDTGTGWLFEPDSEGDGLSPFWPTSTSTSAPWTSWPTRASRS, encoded by the coding sequence GTGTGGACATCTCGATCCCGACCGCTCAGCGGCGAGCTGATCGCCGAGGCCGCCGGCGGCGGCCCCGCGGTGCTGACGTTCATCGACTTCCACACCGCGCTCGCGACGCCACGCGCGCTGGAGCTGGCGGGCGTCGTCGGCCCGCGCACGTTCTCCGAGCACGCCGAGATCGTGGTCGACGGGGCGGGCGCGCCGACCGGCGAGCTGCGCGAGCGCGGCGCGATGGACATCGTGCACGGCGCGATGCCGGCGCTGAGCGCCGCCGAGCGCTACGCGATCCAGGCCGACCAGCTCAAGCGCTTCGCGGCGACCGGCATCACCGGGCTGCACGGCATGGACGGCACGCTGGAGACGCTCGACGTCCTGCGCGAGCTGGAGGCCAACGGCGACCTGGCCACGCGCATGGTCATGCCGTTCTGGTCGCAGCCCGACACGCCCGAGGAGACCTGGGCGGAGTACGCGCGCCACCGCACCGAGAAGGGCGAGCGCTGGCGCATGGGCGTCGCCAAGCGCTTCATCGACGGCGTGATCGACACCGGCACCGGCTGGCTGTTCGAGCCCGACTCCGAGGGCGACGGCCTCTCGCCGTTCTGGCCGACATCGACAAGTACTTCCGCGCCGTGGACTTCTTGGCCAACGAGGGCTTCCAGATCGTGA
- a CDS encoding amidohydrolase family protein — MDFLANEGFQIVTHATGDRGVHEALNAYKKSGAAAGVRHRIEHIETLQPTDLPRFAAEGVIASMQPQRMMWVEPDRSDNWSRRLGAERCDRAFPLRDILETGATVTLGSDWPVARYDWREGMAAAQLRRAPGHPDRAPYDDQVVDALTALHGYTSQLALTVGDQDRLGKLEPGFLADITVMGEDPVVVAPDDLMANPVVLTVVGGEVVFRGSTLES, encoded by the coding sequence GTGGACTTCTTGGCCAACGAGGGCTTCCAGATCGTGACCCACGCCACCGGCGACCGCGGCGTCCACGAGGCGCTCAACGCCTACAAGAAGTCCGGCGCGGCGGCCGGCGTCCGGCACCGCATCGAGCACATCGAGACGCTGCAGCCGACCGACCTGCCGCGCTTCGCGGCCGAGGGCGTCATCGCCTCGATGCAGCCCCAGCGCATGATGTGGGTGGAGCCCGACCGCAGCGACAACTGGTCCAGGCGCCTGGGCGCCGAGCGCTGCGACCGCGCGTTCCCGCTGCGCGACATCCTGGAGACCGGCGCGACCGTCACGCTCGGCTCCGACTGGCCGGTCGCGCGCTACGACTGGCGCGAGGGCATGGCCGCCGCGCAGCTGCGCCGGGCGCCCGGCCACCCCGACCGCGCGCCCTACGACGACCAGGTCGTCGACGCGCTCACCGCGCTGCACGGCTACACCTCGCAGCTGGCGCTGACCGTCGGCGACCAGGACCGCCTCGGCAAGCTCGAGCCCGGCTTCCTGGCCGACATCACCGTCATGGGCGAGGACCCGGTCGTGGTCGCGCCCGACGACCTCATGGCCAACCCGGTCGTGCTGACCGTGGTCGGCGGCGAGGTCGTCTTCCGCGGGTCGACCCTGGAGAGCTAG
- a CDS encoding sigma-70 family RNA polymerase sigma factor: MDQFEAHRPHLQAVAYRMLGSRAEADDALQEAWIRVDRADTSTVENMGGWLTTVVSRVCLTMLDARKRRREDALEEGRVPDPVVAIVDTEGPEQEALMADAVGVALLVVLEQLQPAERLAFVLHDLFAVPFEDVARIVDRSPAAARQLASRARRRVQGVDADAEAAADRQVVDAFLAAARGGDFEGLLRVLDPDVVLRGDGGGALRVLNGAHAVASSARSIAISERIAVPAIVDGSAGFVAYEAGVAVSVMRFTIADARIVAIDGLFDPERLATLQLPPAP, translated from the coding sequence ATGGACCAGTTCGAGGCGCACCGACCCCACCTGCAGGCCGTGGCCTACCGGATGCTGGGCTCCCGGGCCGAGGCCGACGACGCGTTGCAGGAGGCGTGGATCCGCGTCGACCGGGCCGACACCAGCACCGTCGAGAACATGGGCGGCTGGCTGACGACGGTCGTCTCGCGCGTGTGCCTGACGATGCTCGACGCGCGCAAGCGCCGCCGCGAGGACGCGCTCGAGGAGGGCCGCGTGCCGGACCCGGTCGTCGCGATCGTCGACACGGAGGGCCCGGAGCAGGAGGCCCTGATGGCCGACGCGGTCGGCGTCGCGCTGCTCGTGGTGCTGGAGCAGCTGCAGCCCGCCGAGCGGCTGGCGTTCGTCCTGCACGACCTGTTCGCGGTGCCGTTCGAGGACGTCGCCCGGATCGTCGACCGCTCGCCGGCCGCGGCGCGCCAGCTGGCCAGCCGCGCCCGCCGCCGCGTGCAGGGCGTCGACGCTGACGCCGAGGCGGCCGCCGACCGCCAAGTCGTCGACGCGTTCCTGGCCGCGGCGCGCGGCGGCGACTTCGAGGGGCTGTTGAGGGTCTTGGACCCCGACGTCGTCCTGCGCGGCGACGGCGGCGGCGCGCTGCGCGTCCTCAACGGCGCCCACGCGGTCGCGAGCAGCGCCCGGTCGATCGCGATCTCGGAGCGCATCGCCGTCCCCGCGATCGTCGACGGCTCGGCGGGCTTCGTCGCCTACGAGGCCGGCGTCGCCGTCAGCGTCATGCGCTTCACGATCGCGGACGCGCGCATCGTCGCCATCGACGGCCTGTTCGACCCGGAGCGCCTCGCGACGCTGCAGCTGCCGCCCGCGCCGTAG
- a CDS encoding carboxymuconolactone decarboxylase family protein — MSNTTTSRMTNPAVTLEGAMDALQGLSKSVSRARVGINLDLVRLRASQINACSWCVDMHSKAARKAGESDERLIAVSAWRETPYFSDPERAALALTEALTRIADGADQISDALWAECSEHFDADQLGGLILEISHINLWNRLNVATRQMVVVDEQSWG, encoded by the coding sequence ATGTCCAACACCACGACCTCCCGCATGACCAACCCCGCCGTGACCCTCGAAGGCGCGATGGACGCGCTGCAGGGGCTCTCGAAGTCCGTCAGCCGCGCGCGGGTCGGGATCAACCTCGACCTCGTCCGCCTGCGCGCCAGCCAGATCAACGCCTGCAGCTGGTGCGTGGACATGCACAGCAAGGCCGCCCGCAAGGCCGGCGAGAGCGACGAGCGGCTGATCGCGGTCAGCGCCTGGCGCGAGACGCCGTACTTCAGCGACCCCGAGCGCGCGGCGCTGGCGCTCACCGAGGCCCTGACCCGGATCGCCGACGGCGCCGACCAGATCTCCGACGCGCTGTGGGCCGAGTGCTCCGAGCACTTCGACGCCGATCAGCTCGGCGGGCTGATCCTCGAGATCAGCCACATCAACCTCTGGAACCGCCTCAACGTCGCGACCCGCCAGATGGTCGTGGTCGACGAGCAGTCCTGGGGCTAG
- a CDS encoding TetR/AcrR family transcriptional regulator has translation MSAALPLPLQGGFRERLLVGMAEAIRERGELKPVTVAEVVRHAHTSRRTFYQHFPDRDACFLALFDIVTAALLETIADAATGEGPYVDRVDRAVAAYLGAIAAEPVLTRACIQETPSLSAEGMARVRDVNERWARQIMLLVEEARQHDPTLRPLPLEVATIITGGFRDLVIAALDQGRDLTELQDVAGDVLRRMTMN, from the coding sequence GTGAGCGCGGCGCTCCCGCTCCCGCTGCAGGGCGGGTTCCGCGAGCGTCTGCTCGTCGGAATGGCCGAGGCGATCCGCGAGCGCGGCGAGCTCAAGCCCGTGACGGTCGCCGAGGTCGTCCGCCACGCCCACACCTCGCGCCGGACGTTCTACCAGCACTTCCCCGATCGCGACGCCTGCTTCCTGGCGCTCTTCGACATCGTCACCGCCGCGCTGCTGGAGACGATCGCCGACGCCGCGACCGGCGAAGGCCCCTATGTCGATCGGGTCGACCGCGCGGTCGCCGCCTACCTCGGCGCGATCGCCGCCGAGCCCGTGCTCACGCGCGCCTGCATCCAGGAGACGCCGTCGCTCAGCGCCGAGGGCATGGCCCGCGTCCGCGACGTCAACGAGCGCTGGGCGCGCCAGATCATGCTCCTGGTCGAGGAGGCGCGCCAGCACGACCCGACGCTGCGCCCGCTGCCGCTCGAGGTCGCGACGATCATCACCGGCGGCTTCCGCGACCTCGTGATCGCGGCCCTCGACCAGGGCCGCGACCTCACCGAGCTGCAGGACGTCGCGGGCGACGTCCTGCGCCGGATGACGATGAACTAG
- a CDS encoding cytochrome P450 — MSTDTIIDGVPPGPRTPMPVQTLGMLTRQRPYLERLRRRYGNMFSIDVLGLGPMVVLAEPDLIKHTFQADPTVLHAGSRSPLRRVLGDNSLLGIDEDHHMEQRKLLLPPFKGARMKAYEPLIEEIAIAEVETWPVGVEFPTAKSMQRITLRAILRAVFGAEGARLRELEELLPPWTEQGQHLSRFPQIQKDWGRFSPWGRFLALRARVDAILDTLIEDTKNAPDLAERPDVLALMVQARREDGSPLANAEIRDQLVTMLAAGHETTAHTLSWAVERLRRNPDVLARLVAEVDEGGKALRDATILEVQRQRPVISFAGRHTIKPFEVGGYRIPQGRLIGLSAGLTHYDPNLFERPDVFNPDRFMDARPGTYSWIPFGGGRRRCIGATFAHMELDVVLRVILERVAFAPTAEPDEPWKFKGVAWSPAGGGMARVTRRPARAARAPEVAAAA; from the coding sequence ATGTCCACCGACACGATCATCGACGGCGTCCCGCCCGGCCCGCGGACCCCGATGCCGGTCCAGACGCTCGGCATGCTGACCCGCCAGCGCCCGTACCTCGAGCGCCTGCGCCGGCGCTACGGGAACATGTTCTCCATCGACGTCCTCGGCCTCGGGCCGATGGTCGTCCTGGCCGAGCCGGACCTCATCAAGCACACGTTCCAGGCCGATCCCACGGTCCTGCACGCGGGTTCGCGCAGCCCGCTGCGTCGCGTCTTGGGCGACAACTCGCTGCTCGGCATCGACGAGGACCATCACATGGAGCAGCGCAAGCTCCTGCTGCCCCCGTTCAAGGGCGCGCGCATGAAGGCCTACGAGCCGCTGATCGAGGAGATCGCGATCGCGGAGGTGGAGACGTGGCCGGTCGGCGTCGAGTTCCCGACCGCCAAGTCGATGCAGCGCATCACGCTGCGCGCGATCCTGCGCGCGGTCTTCGGCGCCGAGGGCGCGCGGCTGCGCGAGCTCGAGGAGCTGCTGCCGCCGTGGACCGAGCAGGGCCAGCACCTCTCGCGCTTCCCGCAGATCCAGAAGGACTGGGGGCGCTTCAGCCCCTGGGGGCGCTTCCTGGCGCTGCGCGCCCGCGTCGACGCGATCCTCGACACGCTGATCGAGGACACCAAGAACGCTCCCGACCTGGCCGAGCGACCCGATGTCCTTGCCCTGATGGTCCAGGCGCGGCGCGAGGACGGCAGCCCGCTGGCCAACGCCGAGATCCGCGACCAGCTCGTCACGATGCTCGCCGCCGGCCACGAGACGACCGCGCACACGCTGAGCTGGGCGGTCGAGCGGCTGCGCCGCAACCCCGACGTCCTCGCCCGTCTGGTCGCGGAGGTCGACGAGGGCGGCAAGGCGCTGCGCGACGCGACGATCCTGGAGGTCCAGCGCCAGCGCCCGGTGATCTCCTTCGCCGGCCGGCACACGATCAAGCCGTTCGAGGTCGGCGGCTACCGGATCCCCCAGGGCCGCCTGATCGGTCTGAGCGCCGGGCTGACGCATTACGACCCCAACCTGTTCGAGCGCCCCGACGTGTTCAACCCGGACCGGTTCATGGACGCCCGGCCGGGAACGTACTCGTGGATCCCGTTCGGCGGCGGCCGGCGGCGCTGCATCGGCGCGACGTTCGCGCACATGGAGCTCGACGTCGTGCTGCGCGTGATCCTCGAGCGCGTGGCGTTCGCGCCGACCGCGGAGCCCGACGAGCCGTGGAAGTTCAAGGGCGTGGCGTGGAGCCCGGCGGGTGGCGGCATGGCGCGCGTGACGCGCCGCCCGGCGCGGGCCGCGCGGGCGCCGGAGGTGGCGGCGGCCGCGTGA